Proteins encoded within one genomic window of Camelina sativa cultivar DH55 chromosome 19, Cs, whole genome shotgun sequence:
- the LOC104745973 gene encoding LOW QUALITY PROTEIN: jacalin-related lectin 33 (The sequence of the model RefSeq protein was modified relative to this genomic sequence to represent the inferred CDS: substituted 1 base at 1 genomic stop codon) has product MAQKVEVKGGKGGNQWDDGPEHDVVTKIQGAAGGNGIQYVKFDYVKSGKTEEAPLRGVKGRSIAADPFVINHPEXHLVSVEGWYNPEGLIQGLKFKSNKKTSDVIGYEDGTPFSLQVQDKKIIGFHGFAGDYVHSLGAYFAPLLTSNTPLTPPIKQEAGGGIGGASWDDGVLDGVRKVHVGQGQDGVSSINIVYKKGSQEVEGGEHGKKTLLGFETFEVDEDDYIVAVQVTHDKVYGQDSDIITSLTFYTFKGKTSPPYGLETEKKFLLKDKNGGKLVGFHGRAGEALHALGAYFATTTTPSTPLTPPPKKLLAIGGDKGTAWDDGAYDGVKKVYVGQAQDGVYVVKFVYDKDAQDIVGGHGKSTLLGFEEFELDYPSEYITAVEGTYDKIFGSEDVVITMLKFKTNRKTSSPFGLEAGTAFALKEEGHKIVGFHGKASELLHQFGVHVMPITN; this is encoded by the exons ATGGCTCAAAAAGTTGAAGTAAAAGGAGGAAAAGGAGGCAACCAATGGGATGATGGACCGGAACACGATGTTGTGACCAAGATTCAGGGTGCAGCAGGCGGGAACGGCATTCAATATGTTAAGTTCGACTATGTTAAGAGCGGAAAAACTGAAGAAGCCCCTCTTCGCGGTGTCAAGGGCCGTAGTATCGCAGCTGACCCG TTTGTGATTAACCATCCAGAGTAGCATCTAGTTTCGGTAGAAGGTTGGTATAACCCTGAAGGTCTCATTCAAGGGCTTAAGTTCAAATCCAACAAGAAGACTTCTGATGTCATTGGATACGAAGATGGTACTCCATTTAGTCTCCAAGTTCAAGACAAGAAGATCATTGGCTTTCATGGGTTTGCCGGAGATTATGTCCACTCTCTAGGAGCTTACTTTGCTCCATTATTAACTTCCAATACTCCTTTGACCCCTCCTATTAAGCAAGAAGCAGGGGGAGGTATCGGAGGAGCCTCATGGGATGATGGTGTACTCGATGGCGTTAGAAAGGTGCATGTAGGGCAAGGACAAGATGGTGTGTCGTCTATCAATATCGTGTACAAGAAGGGTTCTCAGGAGGTTGAAGGAGGTGAACATGGCAAGAAAACGCTTCTTGGATTCGAAACG TTTGAGGTTGATGAAGACGACTACATCGTAGCAGTGCAGGTGACCCACGACAAAGTATATGGCCAAGACTCTGACATCATCACATCTCTTACCTTCTATACATTCAAGGGTAAAACCTCTCCACCCTATGGGTTGGAAACCGAAAAGAAGTTTTTACTCAAGGACAAAAATGGTGGAAAACTTGTTGGGTTCCATGGACGTGCTGGTGAAGCTCTACATGCTCTTGGAGCATATTTTGCTACAACCACAACTCCTTCGACTCCTTTGACGCCTCCTCCCAAGAAACTATTGGCAATTGGTGGTGATAAAGGAACTGCATGGGACGATGGAGCTTACGATGGTGTTAAGAAAGTGTACGTAGGACAAGCCCAAGATGGTGTATATGTCGTTAAGTTCGTGTACGACAAAGACGCTCAGGATATTGTCGGAGGTCATGGAAAGAGTACCTTACTTGGATTCGAGGAG TTTGAGCTTGATTATCCAAGTGAATACATCACCGCAGTTGAAGGCACATACGATAAAATCTTTGGGAGTGAAGACGTAGTCATAACTATGCTTAAGTTCAAGACTAATAGGAAAACGTCTTCTCCCTTTGGACTTGAAGCTGGCACAGCCTTCGCACTCAAAGAGGAAGGCCACAAGATCGTCGGGTTCCATGGAAAAGCCAGCGAGTTGCTTCATCAGTTTGGAGTCCATGTTATGCCGATCACCAACTGA